The Arachis ipaensis cultivar K30076 chromosome B07, Araip1.1, whole genome shotgun sequence genome includes a window with the following:
- the LOC110265089 gene encoding uncharacterized protein LOC110265089, with product MTDVTTGKISLDAVLKKIGQPEATWEYSKGEQPVPLSMHAQTLTRRDYDGPPQKKRKTIEPPSTAAEPSAPPSAPAPIPQPQTPYELCRDILQALHRSEYCNARRFQWIIAKFEGRDPGPPPPDTPEPEAEEPAYEELAAKAGQVVEHPERRPEETTTEEVVVERAEEQRAEEPRVEEPTAIAEPRAQTTTQPSSAIIVYQRHHHPPPPSSGASHD from the exons ATGACGGATGTCACCACGGGCAAAATCTCTTTGGATGCGGTCTTGAAAAAGATTGGCCAACCTGAGGCTACATGGGAATACAGCAAAGGAGAGCAGCCTGTACCCTTGAGCATGCATGCACAGACCTTGACCCGAag AGATTATGACGGGCCGCctcagaagaagaggaagactatTGAGCCTCCATCAACAGCAGCAGAGCCTTCAGCACCTCCTTCAGCACCCGCACCCATACCCCAACCTCAGACACCATATGAGTTATGCCGGGACATCCTTCAGGCCCTCCACCGATCTGAGTACTGCAATGCTCGCCGCTTCCAGTGGATAATTGCGAAGTTTGAGGGTAGAGACCCTGGGCCACCTCCTCCAGATACACCAGAGCCAGAGGCTGAGGAGCCTGCATATGAGGAGCTAGCAGCTAAAGCTGGCCAGGTAGTCGAGCACCCTGAGCGAAGACCTGAGGAGACCACAACTGAGGAGGTAGTGGTTGAGAGAGCTGAGGAGCAGAGAGCCGAGGAGCCGAGAGTAGAGGAGCCGACAGCTATCGCCGAGCCGAGAGCACAGACCACCACACAGCCATCCAGTGCCATTATTGTCTACCAGCgtcaccaccacccaccaccgccaAGCAGTGGAGCTTCACATGATTGA